Proteins encoded together in one Quercus lobata isolate SW786 chromosome 3, ValleyOak3.0 Primary Assembly, whole genome shotgun sequence window:
- the LOC115981206 gene encoding uncharacterized protein LOC115981206, protein MVQHRNHTRWKPPEPKVYKVNYDGATFEDQRRAGIGVVIRNAEGAVMVALSQLIPLPTTVAQVEAMAARKAVELALETGFTRVVIKGDSDTIYRELSSTDPSLALHGHVIQDTTCLASSFVNHSFSHVRRQGNNIAHALARWAINSPNLTVWMEDVPPNIQCIVQVDLAYVG, encoded by the coding sequence ATGGTACAACACAGGAATCATACGAGATGGAAGCCGCCGGAACCAAAGGTGTACAAGGTTAATTATGATGGCGCGACCTTTGAGGATCAAAGACGAGCTGGTATAGGAGTGGTCATTCGTAATGCAGAAGGTGCGGTCATGGTTGCACTATCACAATTGATCCCTCTTCCAACAACGGTGGCCCAAGTGGAAGCGATGGCAGCCAGGAAAGCAGTTGAGTTGGCTCTAGAGACTGGCTTTACAAGAGTTGTCATTAAAGGTGATTCAGATACTATCTATAGAGAGTTAAGTAGCACTGATCCATCCTTAGCCTTACACGGGCATGTGATTCAAGACACTACATGTTTAGCTTCCTCTTTCGTTAATCACAGTTTTTCTCATGTTCGTCGTCAAGGAAATAATATAGCTCATGCTTTAGCAAGATGGGCAATAAACTCACCCAATTTAACAGTCTGGATGGAAGATGTACCACCAAACATTCAGTGTATTGTTCAGGTTGATTTGGCCTATGTTGGTTAA
- the LOC115981746 gene encoding polygalacturonase non-catalytic subunit AroGP2-like, translated as MALLLLVLFFSYLTVGSASASAGESLSTPKSNLIQYWNKEVRNNNHAIAKPTFLLSKASPLSAVDSARFSELAAENALSSQFLAFCASANLFCFPDSSPNLEELITHTGAFADASGWVQSGIFFRESMLKKGKVLSMPDIKDKMPKRSFLPRSISSKLPFSTSKVSELKKIFHVDDNSTAETMIVKTLSECESAPSPGETKQCVGSAEDMIDFAISVLGRNIVVRSTENFKGSKQNIMIGSVEGINGGKVTQMVSCHQTLFPYLLYHCHSVPKVRVYEVDILDPNSKAKINHGVASCHMHTSDSNPNQAELTIASGPGQIKACHWVVENHLIWTVADLLTS; from the exons AtggctcttcttcttctcgtaCTCTTTTTCTCGTATCTCACT GTTGGGTCCGCCTCCGCTTCCGCCGGTGAAAGCTTATCCACCCCAAAATCCAATCTGATTCAGTATTGGAACAAAGAGGTCCGAAACAACAACCACGCCATTGCCAAACCAACCTTTCTCCTATCCAAGGCATCCCCATTGAGCGCGGTCGACTCTGCTAGATTCTCCGAACTCGCCGCCGAGAATGCTCTCTCCTCTCAGTTCCTAGCGTTCTGCGCCTCCGCCAACCTTTTCTGCTTCCCCGATTCATCCCCGAATCTCGAAGAACTGATAACCCATACCGGTGCTTTCGCCGATGCATCAGGGTGGGTTCAGTCAGGTATTTTCTTTAGGGAATCGATGTTAAAGAAAGGGAAGGTGCTGTCAATGCCAGATATCAAGGATAAAATGCCTAAGAGGTCATTTTTGCCTCGGTCAATTTCATCGAAATTACCGTTTTCGACGTCTAAGGTCTCGGAGTTGAAGAAGATATTTCACGTGGATGATAATTCCACTGCGGAGACTATGATAGTGAAGACGTTGAGTGAGTGCGAGAGTGCTCCGAGCCCGGGCGAGACCAAGCAGTGCGTGGGCTCAGCTGAGGACATGATTGACTTTGCAATCTCGGTCTTGGGCAGAAACATTGTGGTTCGATCAACAGAAAATTTTAAAGGGTCAAAGCAGAATATAATGATCGGATCAGTCGAAGGAATCAACGGTGGCAAAGTCACGCAAATGGTCTCTTGTCATCAAACCTTGTTCCCGTACCTACTTTATCACTGTCATTCGGTACCAAAGGTTCGAGTCTATGAAGTAGATATACTGGATCCGAATTCGAAGGCTAAGATCAATCATGGTGTTGCTAGCTGTCACATGCACACGTCGGATTCGAACCCGAATCAAGCTGAATTGACTATAGCGTCAGGTCCCGGTCAGATCAAGGCTTGCCACTGGGTTGTCGAGAATCACCTGATCTGGACTGTTGCTGACTTGCTCACTAGCTAG